From the genome of Campylobacter sp. RM16189, one region includes:
- the fliW gene encoding flagellar assembly protein FliW, whose amino-acid sequence MVFEVKSPILGFEHIKTMELMELDKFFVKLQSKDDNTSFTMINPYALRNYEFEIPTYYQELMDINDNSELRVYNIMVVSTPIETSTVNFMAPIVCNMTNMTLSQVVLDVYSYPYYKQAEKISDFIQK is encoded by the coding sequence ATGGTATTTGAAGTAAAAAGCCCGATTTTAGGATTTGAGCATATAAAAACTATGGAGCTTATGGAGCTTGATAAATTTTTTGTAAAGCTTCAAAGTAAAGACGATAATACGTCTTTTACCATGATCAATCCTTACGCTTTAAGAAATTATGAATTTGAAATACCTACATATTACCAAGAACTTATGGATATAAACGACAATAGCGAATTAAGAGTATATAACATCATGGTTGTAAGCACCCCGATAGAGACATCTACTGTAAATTTTATGGCTCCTATCGTATGCAATATGACCAATATGACGTTATCCCAGGTGGTTTTAGATGTATATAGCTATCCATACTATAAACAAGCCGAGAAAATTTCAGATTTTATACAAAAGTAA
- a CDS encoding ribonuclease R family protein, which produces MKEFLTRLLDGLSEKEISSDHKETLRNLLNLGAITSHNNKFYLNNGFVCGKLDISSNGTGFLMPFDKRFKQDILIENKNLNNSHYGDIVLTKLLPLKKKRQSAKVVLTLKLANETSVVYTKHFGQAILGVNLKTGLSIALKATQKSLKALPIGTLLKINNLNNEITEVIGNINDPFSDEKISLAIYNKNDKFSEASELEAKAWGDSVDASMYPNRADLRELEFCTIDPIDAKDFDDAIYFDEKNLEIYVAIADASEYVSSYGAIDKEAKSRGFSIYFPHIAIPMLPRSLSENICSLKPNVTRLAFCFKIKLNKNLDVVSEELLEAIINSKKRFNYDEIDEILEDKRISEISWIKPLFELTSNLRAKRLKNAFDFRTEELRMSLDDEGKLLATRFESDSNSHRLVEDCMLLANKAAAKLIEGKGVFRNHGTPDIRKIENLLQDLAALGFDFTYESDLSNLIRKIQAQADAMGNREEIDKLIIKAQKKAEYSAQNLGHFGLGFDRYTHFTSPIRRYSDLTLHRLLKAKMKDDKKLFNYLLLNIESTCANLSELEREADKVAYDFMDRKFARWAKERIGQRFKAYVTENQNMLVAKLDDEIKGARIFLNSYSAELLQKLIIEITDADIASGEIFGRVIKKIDV; this is translated from the coding sequence GTGAAAGAATTTTTAACCAGACTACTTGATGGATTAAGCGAAAAAGAGATTTCAAGCGATCACAAAGAGACGCTTAGAAATCTCCTAAATTTAGGCGCTATCACCTCTCACAATAACAAATTTTACCTAAACAACGGCTTTGTATGCGGCAAGCTTGATATAAGCTCAAACGGCACAGGATTTTTGATGCCCTTTGACAAGCGATTTAAGCAAGATATCCTCATAGAAAACAAAAATTTAAACAACTCTCACTACGGCGATATCGTCTTAACCAAGCTACTTCCGCTTAAGAAAAAACGCCAAAGCGCAAAGGTCGTTCTTACTTTAAAATTAGCCAACGAAACGAGCGTGGTTTATACGAAACATTTTGGGCAAGCTATTTTAGGAGTAAATTTAAAAACAGGGCTTAGCATAGCGCTAAAAGCCACTCAAAAATCGCTAAAAGCTCTGCCTATAGGCACACTGCTAAAAATCAACAATCTAAACAACGAGATAACCGAAGTCATAGGCAACATCAACGATCCTTTTTCAGATGAGAAAATTTCACTTGCGATCTATAACAAAAACGATAAATTTAGCGAAGCGAGCGAACTTGAAGCCAAGGCTTGGGGAGATAGCGTTGATGCCAGCATGTATCCAAACAGAGCTGATCTGCGTGAGCTTGAATTTTGCACGATTGATCCGATAGATGCAAAAGACTTTGACGACGCGATATATTTTGATGAGAAAAATTTAGAAATTTACGTCGCGATCGCCGATGCAAGCGAATACGTAAGCAGCTACGGAGCAATTGACAAAGAGGCTAAATCACGTGGATTTTCGATATATTTTCCACACATCGCCATACCCATGTTGCCAAGAAGCCTAAGTGAAAACATCTGCTCGCTTAAACCGAACGTAACAAGGCTTGCGTTTTGTTTCAAGATCAAACTTAATAAAAATTTAGATGTTGTTAGTGAAGAGCTCCTTGAAGCTATTATAAATTCTAAAAAGAGATTCAATTACGACGAAATCGATGAAATTTTAGAAGACAAAAGGATAAGCGAGATATCTTGGATAAAGCCGCTTTTTGAACTCACCTCAAATTTGCGCGCCAAAAGGCTTAAAAACGCATTTGACTTTAGAACAGAAGAGCTTAGAATGAGCCTTGATGATGAGGGCAAGCTGCTTGCAACTAGATTTGAGAGCGACTCAAACTCACACAGACTGGTTGAAGACTGCATGCTTTTAGCCAACAAAGCTGCGGCAAAGCTGATAGAGGGCAAAGGAGTTTTTAGAAATCACGGCACACCGGACATCAGAAAGATCGAAAATTTACTTCAGGATTTAGCCGCTCTTGGATTTGATTTCACATACGAAAGCGATTTATCCAATCTAATACGCAAAATTCAAGCCCAAGCAGATGCTATGGGCAACCGCGAAGAGATAGATAAACTGATCATAAAAGCTCAAAAAAAGGCCGAATACTCAGCTCAGAATTTAGGACACTTCGGGCTTGGGTTTGATCGCTATACTCACTTTACAAGCCCGATTCGCCGCTACTCGGATCTTACTTTGCACCGCTTGCTTAAAGCGAAAATGAAAGATGACAAAAAGCTTTTTAACTACCTGCTTTTAAATATCGAAAGTACTTGTGCGAATTTAAGCGAACTTGAGCGAGAAGCCGATAAAGTGGCATACGACTTTATGGATAGGAAATTTGCCAGATGGGCAAAAGAACGTATCGGACAGAGGTTTAAGGCTTATGTAACCGAAAATCAAAATATGCTTGTCGCAAAGCTTGACGATGAAATAAAAGGTGCAAGAATATTTTTAAACTCATATTCTGCCGAGCTACTTCAAAAACTTATCATAGAAATTACCGACGCGGACATCGCAAGCGGTGAAATTTTCGGTAGGGTAATTAAAAAAATCGATGTATAG
- the ilvC gene encoding ketol-acid reductoisomerase gives MAVNIYYDKDCDLSLIRSKTVAVVGFGSQGHAHAENLRDSGVKVVIGLAKGGKSWAKAEAKGFEVKSVSEASKMADVIMILTPDEMQAEIFYNEIKPNLSEGNAIAFGHGFNVHFGQIKAPEGIDVIMIAPKAPGHTVRSEFVKGGGIPDLIAVEQNASGQAKELALSYASAIGGGRTGIIETTFKDETETDLFGEQAVLCGGLCALVNAGFETLVEAGYEPEMAYFECLHELKLIVDLMYQGGMADMRYSISNTAEYGDYVSGTRVVNEDSKKAMKEILKEIQNGKFAKDFILERKAGYVRMNAERGIAERSLLNQTGKKLRAMMPWISAGKIVDQSKN, from the coding sequence ATGGCAGTAAATATTTATTATGACAAAGATTGCGATTTAAGTCTTATTAGAAGTAAGACAGTCGCTGTTGTCGGCTTTGGCTCTCAAGGACACGCTCACGCTGAAAATTTAAGAGATAGCGGAGTAAAGGTTGTCATCGGTCTTGCAAAAGGCGGAAAAAGCTGGGCGAAAGCGGAAGCTAAGGGCTTTGAGGTAAAAAGCGTGAGCGAGGCTTCAAAGATGGCAGATGTGATTATGATTTTAACCCCTGATGAGATGCAGGCTGAAATTTTTTATAACGAGATCAAGCCAAATTTAAGCGAGGGCAATGCGATAGCTTTCGGGCATGGATTTAACGTGCATTTTGGACAGATCAAAGCTCCTGAGGGAATCGATGTGATAATGATAGCTCCAAAAGCTCCTGGTCACACCGTAAGAAGCGAATTTGTAAAAGGTGGCGGTATCCCTGATCTAATCGCAGTTGAGCAAAACGCATCAGGTCAAGCAAAAGAGCTTGCTCTTAGCTATGCAAGTGCGATAGGAGGCGGAAGAACAGGCATCATCGAAACTACTTTTAAAGATGAAACAGAAACCGATCTTTTTGGCGAGCAAGCAGTGCTTTGCGGCGGGCTTTGCGCCTTGGTAAATGCGGGCTTTGAAACGCTGGTTGAAGCAGGATATGAGCCTGAGATGGCGTATTTTGAGTGCTTGCACGAGCTAAAACTGATAGTTGATCTGATGTATCAAGGTGGAATGGCGGATATGCGCTACTCTATCTCAAACACAGCTGAGTATGGCGACTACGTAAGCGGAACAAGAGTCGTAAACGAAGATAGCAAGAAGGCTATGAAGGAAATTTTAAAAGAGATTCAAAACGGTAAATTTGCAAAAGACTTTATCCTTGAGCGCAAAGCAGGATATGTAAGGATGAATGCCGAAAGAGGAATTGCCGAAAGAAGCCTACTAAATCAAACCGGCAAAAAGCTAAGAGCTATGATGCCTTGGATAAGCGCAGGTAAAATCGTAGATCAAAGCAAAAATTAA
- a CDS encoding divergent polysaccharide deacetylase family protein — protein MSPRTKRKTTKRRVKHSAKTRSFWSYFIILLIALGVGAVTYFLLNYLYSKSDNNIQIINKIEKYLDSQKQEIKRDSAKKESALKFESKAQERTKNKESNLEKKRSIKDLNLTENENRAIKNIIKSMEKNDVNLSKQKELIKPKERKISESGNKIHIEIVERNATKKDKKNDVDKNQKFTLDSKGSSSSKPKLVIIIDDIAYKHQVDAVKAINLKLTPSIFPPTKHHPDTPKLAKRFKFYMIHLPMQAHGFKKEEINTLHTNDSYDKILKRLRDIKRDFPELMYINNHTGSKFTSDLDAMNRMMRAVKNENLIFIDSKTISNSKVEEAARNHSMPYIVRDVFLDHQDDKNTIRKQLKYAIELAKKNSKAIAIGHPYKNTLEVLRQSGDILKDVEVVYLKDAL, from the coding sequence TTGAGTCCAAGAACAAAGAGAAAAACTACCAAAAGGCGTGTAAAGCATAGTGCTAAAACACGCTCCTTTTGGAGCTATTTTATAATCCTGCTTATAGCTTTAGGCGTAGGTGCTGTTACATATTTTCTACTTAACTATCTATATAGTAAAAGCGATAATAATATACAAATTATAAATAAGATAGAAAAATACTTAGATAGTCAAAAACAAGAGATAAAAAGAGATAGTGCTAAAAAAGAGTCTGCTCTAAAATTTGAGTCAAAAGCACAAGAAAGAACAAAAAACAAAGAGTCAAATTTAGAAAAAAAGAGATCAATAAAGGATCTAAATTTAACTGAAAATGAAAACCGTGCTATAAAAAATATAATAAAGAGCATGGAGAAAAATGATGTGAATTTATCTAAACAAAAAGAGTTAATAAAACCAAAAGAGCGAAAGATAAGTGAGTCTGGAAATAAAATTCATATAGAGATTGTAGAGAGAAATGCAACAAAAAAAGATAAAAAAAATGATGTAGATAAAAATCAAAAATTTACGCTAGATAGCAAGGGATCATCTTCTTCTAAACCAAAATTAGTAATTATAATCGACGATATTGCCTATAAGCATCAGGTGGATGCCGTAAAGGCTATAAATTTAAAGCTCACTCCGTCTATTTTTCCTCCGACAAAGCATCATCCTGATACCCCAAAGCTTGCAAAAAGGTTTAAATTCTATATGATTCATCTACCAATGCAGGCTCATGGATTTAAAAAAGAGGAGATAAATACCCTGCATACCAACGATAGCTATGATAAAATTTTAAAAAGATTACGTGATATCAAAAGAGATTTTCCGGAACTAATGTATATAAATAATCATACCGGAAGTAAATTTACGAGTGATCTTGATGCTATGAATAGGATGATGAGGGCTGTAAAAAATGAAAATCTTATTTTTATAGATAGCAAGACCATATCAAATAGCAAGGTTGAAGAAGCTGCTAGAAATCATTCTATGCCATATATCGTAAGGGATGTGTTTTTAGATCATCAGGATGATAAGAATACTATTAGAAAACAGCTCAAATATGCTATAGAATTAGCTAAAAAGAACTCAAAGGCCATAGCTATAGGACATCCTTATAAAAATACACTTGAAGTTTTAAGGCAGAGCGGCGATATTTTAAAAGACGTTGAAGTAGTCTATCTAAAAGATGCCCTGTGA
- the rpsR gene encoding 30S ribosomal protein S18, with translation MAEKRKYSRKYCKYCEAKVDFIDYKDTTLLKYSLSERFKIMPRRLTGNCKKHQEMVEQAIKRARHAAFIPYIVDRDNVVTNPFEGL, from the coding sequence ATGGCAGAGAAAAGAAAATATTCAAGAAAATACTGCAAATATTGCGAAGCAAAAGTTGATTTTATAGATTATAAAGACACAACTCTTTTAAAATACTCTCTTTCAGAGCGTTTTAAAATAATGCCAAGACGTTTAACAGGCAACTGCAAAAAACACCAAGAGATGGTTGAGCAGGCTATAAAAAGAGCTAGACACGCGGCATTTATCCCATATATCGTAGATCGCGATAACGTAGTTACAAACCCTTTTGAGGGACTATAA
- the bamD gene encoding outer membrane protein assembly factor BamD translates to MSSFVKILSFFILIVFLSGCAEKYSELYNLTPDEWYTQIISDINDRDLESADKHYTSMSSEHVASPMLEQILLILSQAHANEEEYLLANFYLDEYIKRYGDNGPKSEFAQYLKIKANFDSFSQPNRNQKLMQDSVAEIEKFLYIYPNTKYRPLIETMLTKFQLAIFYLDEQIADLYKRTGREQSAEIYRQKVEESPLMDANLIPPKLPWYRKIFE, encoded by the coding sequence ATGAGCTCGTTTGTTAAAATTTTGAGTTTTTTTATTTTGATCGTATTTTTAAGCGGTTGCGCTGAAAAATACAGCGAACTTTATAACTTAACACCCGATGAGTGGTATACACAAATAATATCAGACATTAATGATAGAGACTTGGAAAGTGCCGATAAACATTATACATCTATGTCAAGCGAGCATGTCGCAAGTCCGATGCTTGAGCAAATTTTACTAATATTGTCGCAAGCTCATGCAAACGAAGAGGAGTATTTGCTAGCTAATTTTTATCTAGATGAGTATATTAAAAGATACGGCGATAATGGACCTAAGAGTGAATTTGCCCAATATCTTAAGATAAAGGCGAATTTCGACTCGTTCTCACAACCAAATCGTAATCAAAAACTAATGCAGGATAGCGTGGCGGAGATTGAAAAATTTCTATATATATATCCAAATACCAAGTATAGACCCTTGATTGAAACTATGCTTACTAAATTTCAGCTTGCCATATTTTATCTGGATGAGCAGATAGCTGATCTGTATAAGAGAACAGGAAGAGAGCAATCGGCTGAAATTTATAGACAAAAAGTCGAAGAATCGCCTCTAATGGATGCGAATTTGATACCGCCAAAGCTTCCTTGGTATAGAAAAATATTTGAATAG
- the rpsF gene encoding 30S ribosomal protein S6: MKHYELLFVFKPTLTEEEVGAKVDFIKEILTKNGAEIASLLPLGTRKLAYTVKKYERGIFFVVYFTSPTAAIAEVERIIRINEEIIKFLTVKFENKKEIAAWERLSKGIKQGKKESKAKAQEIPAEEA, translated from the coding sequence ATGAAGCATTACGAACTTTTATTCGTATTTAAGCCTACTTTGACTGAAGAAGAAGTAGGCGCAAAAGTTGATTTCATAAAAGAAATCCTTACAAAAAATGGTGCAGAGATAGCATCTTTATTGCCACTTGGTACAAGAAAACTTGCTTATACCGTTAAAAAATATGAGCGTGGTATATTCTTTGTAGTATATTTTACATCGCCTACTGCCGCTATCGCAGAAGTTGAGCGTATCATAAGAATCAATGAGGAGATCATTAAATTCTTAACTGTAAAATTCGAAAATAAAAAAGAGATAGCAGCCTGGGAAAGGCTAAGCAAAGGTATCAAACAAGGCAAAAAAGAGTCAAAAGCTAAAGCCCAAGAAATTCCGGCAGAGGAAGCTTAA
- the lon gene encoding endopeptidase La, protein MQINESKAFPAELPIIVEDELFLYPFMITPLFLNDDENLAALNLAIENQSQILVAPTKPQNEGMRDFEGIYDAGVIGTIMRKVPLPDGRVKILFQGSSKGRIINKIGVKPLRAIVEVVHEKHPTAVKSDALVTVLREKVRDLAALSHFFPPDLLKTIEESVEVNRVCDLVLSSLRLKKQIAYEFFTEENLEQKLLKLIDYIIEEIEANKLQREIKNKVHSRIDKVNKEYFLKEQLKQIQQELGTDTTRENEIEEYRKKLEKKKKFMADDAYKEIKKQIDKLSRMHPDSADANTIQSYLDWVIEVPFENIANKKLSVAEVSRHLNTDHYGLVRPKERIEEYFSLRELLELRGIADKVNNGAILCFAGPPGVGKTSLANSIAKALKRELVRVALGGLEDVNELRGHRRTYIGAMPGRIVQGLIEAKQMNPVVVLDEIDKVGRSFRGDPTAVLLEILDPEQNNKFRDYYLNFNIDLSKVVFVATANDVGSIPPALRDRMEFIQLSSYTPQEKFEIARKYLIPQELKKHGLKSSEVSFGKDVLNLIISDYTRESGVRNLRRRIADIFRKVAKKLLSDMSIKKVNITTKNLSEFLEKKVYEIEPADKIDQVGQVNGLAWTSVGGDVLKIEAIRIQGKGSMQITGSLGDVMKESAYIAFSLVKVLIDNKKIKVPTKIIPVFADDKKKVEPSDVYRRFDLHIHVPEGATPKDGPSAGITMVTAIASILTDTKVRADVAMTGEITLSGRVLPIGGLKEKLIAAHKAGIKTALIPRKNYDRDLNEIPEDVKRDVKILAVDTIEDVLKNALVLK, encoded by the coding sequence TTGCAAATAAATGAATCAAAAGCTTTTCCGGCTGAGCTTCCTATAATAGTTGAAGACGAGCTATTTTTATATCCTTTTATGATAACTCCACTATTTTTAAATGATGATGAAAATTTAGCCGCCCTAAATTTGGCTATAGAAAATCAAAGTCAAATTTTAGTAGCTCCGACAAAGCCACAAAATGAAGGAATGAGGGATTTTGAAGGTATTTATGATGCAGGAGTTATAGGCACGATTATGAGAAAAGTTCCGCTTCCTGACGGCAGAGTGAAAATTTTATTTCAAGGCTCAAGCAAGGGTCGAATAATCAATAAAATTGGTGTCAAGCCTTTAAGGGCTATTGTGGAAGTTGTCCATGAAAAGCACCCTACGGCTGTTAAAAGTGATGCTTTGGTAACCGTTCTTAGGGAAAAAGTTAGGGATTTGGCCGCTCTTAGCCATTTTTTCCCGCCTGACCTATTAAAAACTATAGAGGAAAGTGTAGAGGTTAATAGGGTATGTGACCTTGTGCTTAGTTCGCTTAGATTAAAAAAACAGATTGCTTACGAATTTTTTACAGAGGAAAATTTGGAGCAAAAACTCCTAAAGTTAATTGACTATATTATTGAGGAGATTGAGGCTAATAAACTGCAGCGCGAGATAAAAAACAAGGTTCATTCTCGCATAGACAAGGTCAATAAGGAGTATTTTTTAAAAGAGCAGTTAAAACAGATTCAACAAGAGCTTGGTACCGATACTACCCGTGAAAATGAGATAGAAGAGTATCGCAAGAAACTTGAGAAAAAGAAAAAATTCATGGCTGATGATGCTTATAAAGAGATTAAAAAGCAGATTGATAAACTAAGTCGCATGCATCCAGATTCTGCTGATGCGAATACTATCCAGAGCTATCTTGACTGGGTTATTGAGGTGCCTTTTGAAAATATTGCAAACAAAAAGCTAAGCGTAGCCGAGGTTAGCAGGCACCTAAATACCGATCATTACGGACTCGTCAGACCTAAAGAGAGGATAGAGGAATACTTCTCTCTAAGAGAGCTTTTAGAGCTTAGAGGAATTGCCGATAAGGTAAACAACGGAGCGATTTTATGCTTTGCAGGACCTCCGGGTGTGGGTAAAACCAGCCTTGCAAACTCTATCGCAAAGGCGCTTAAAAGAGAGCTTGTGCGAGTAGCACTTGGTGGGCTTGAAGATGTAAATGAGCTTAGAGGTCATAGAAGAACCTATATAGGAGCAATGCCGGGGCGTATAGTGCAGGGTTTAATTGAAGCTAAGCAGATGAATCCTGTCGTAGTGCTTGATGAGATAGATAAGGTCGGCAGAAGTTTTCGTGGTGATCCTACGGCTGTTTTACTTGAAATTTTAGATCCGGAACAAAACAATAAATTTAGAGATTACTATCTAAATTTTAATATAGATCTAAGTAAGGTAGTATTTGTGGCTACTGCAAACGATGTTGGCTCTATCCCACCTGCACTACGCGACAGGATGGAGTTTATCCAGCTTAGTTCATATACTCCACAAGAGAAATTTGAGATAGCCAGGAAATATTTGATACCTCAAGAACTTAAAAAACATGGATTAAAATCAAGCGAGGTAAGTTTTGGCAAAGATGTCTTAAATTTAATTATATCTGATTACACAAGAGAGAGCGGAGTAAGAAATTTACGCAGACGCATAGCAGATATCTTTAGAAAAGTTGCAAAAAAACTTTTAAGTGATATGAGTATTAAAAAAGTGAATATCACTACTAAAAATTTGAGTGAGTTTTTAGAAAAAAAAGTATACGAGATAGAGCCTGCGGATAAGATAGATCAAGTAGGGCAGGTTAATGGTCTTGCTTGGACAAGTGTGGGTGGAGATGTTCTAAAAATAGAGGCTATTCGCATTCAAGGCAAAGGCTCTATGCAGATAACCGGATCTTTGGGCGATGTGATGAAAGAGAGTGCATACATAGCATTTAGTCTCGTTAAGGTATTGATAGATAATAAGAAGATAAAAGTGCCTACTAAAATCATACCTGTTTTTGCAGATGATAAAAAGAAAGTTGAGCCAAGCGATGTGTATCGTAGGTTTGATCTGCATATACATGTGCCAGAAGGTGCGACTCCCAAAGATGGTCCAAGTGCTGGAATCACGATGGTAACTGCAATAGCTTCGATACTTACCGATACAAAGGTTAGGGCTGATGTGGCTATGACAGGAGAGATAACTTTAAGTGGTAGAGTTTTACCTATAGGCGGGCTCAAAGAAAAGCTTATAGCTGCACATAAGGCTGGTATAAAGACGGCTTTAATTCCTCGTAAAAATTATGATCGCGATCTAAACGAGATACCTGAAGATGTAAAGAGGGATGTTAAAATTTTAGCGGTTGATACAATAGAGGATGTGCTTAAAAACGCTCTTGTATTAAAATAA
- the holA gene encoding DNA polymerase III subunit delta, which yields MYRRELEGLLQSPKFPNTFLLFGADEYQIELFAKEILAKFERLNLLSLYYDEYDFNLAKSHLCEPSLFGDEALLHIKSDKKIPSKELKILIEACKKGGAFIYEFYEADTKITFDTQKAFGVNFARFFKPNSPDEAVTLLSRQAGKINLNITKNALFELYRIHNENLYLAASELNKLASLNEPINENTVRNLVFSLSSISFDDFFDKFINLKDIRQDFFSCADDGNFNEILFINSLYRAFFRLLKLHSFIKINGKFDIKETLGYTPPPNIANELKRQCLSINLNSYKEIFIALNLMEFEIKTNTKLDKTHFLLSSLISMQNLIHKNSKY from the coding sequence ATGTATAGAAGAGAGCTTGAAGGACTACTGCAAAGTCCGAAATTTCCAAATACGTTTCTGCTTTTTGGAGCGGATGAGTATCAAATAGAGCTATTTGCAAAGGAAATTTTAGCCAAATTTGAAAGGCTCAATTTACTTAGCCTTTACTACGACGAGTATGATTTTAACCTTGCTAAATCACATCTTTGCGAGCCTTCGCTTTTTGGCGACGAGGCTTTGCTCCACATAAAAAGCGACAAAAAAATCCCTTCAAAAGAGCTTAAAATTTTAATCGAAGCTTGCAAAAAAGGTGGAGCCTTTATATATGAATTTTACGAAGCGGACACAAAGATAACCTTTGATACGCAAAAAGCCTTCGGCGTAAATTTCGCTAGATTTTTTAAGCCAAATTCGCCTGATGAAGCCGTAACTCTATTGAGCAGGCAAGCGGGTAAGATAAATTTAAATATAACCAAAAACGCTCTTTTTGAGCTTTATAGAATTCACAACGAAAATTTATATTTAGCCGCAAGCGAACTAAACAAGCTTGCAAGCCTAAATGAGCCGATAAATGAAAATACGGTCAGAAATTTGGTATTTTCGCTTTCAAGCATAAGTTTTGATGATTTTTTCGACAAATTTATAAATTTAAAAGACATCAGGCAGGATTTTTTCTCATGCGCAGACGATGGAAATTTCAACGAAATATTATTTATAAATTCACTCTATAGAGCCTTTTTTAGGCTGCTTAAACTGCATAGCTTTATAAAGATAAACGGAAAATTCGATATCAAAGAAACTCTTGGTTACACACCGCCTCCAAACATAGCAAACGAGCTTAAAAGACAATGCCTAAGCATAAATTTAAATAGCTATAAAGAAATTTTTATAGCCTTAAATTTGATGGAATTTGAGATAAAGACAAACACAAAGCTTGATAAAACGCATTTCTTGCTATCCTCACTCATCTCTATGCAAAATTTAATCCATAAAAACAGCAAATATTAA
- a CDS encoding HDOD domain-containing protein produces the protein MNQSIYKHIKTLPPLDDTVIKIQAICADENSSLGDLAQIIEKDPMLTANILRSANSPLYGFSREITTISRAVSLFGMATIRGFALSSAVKKSFRIDLDPYDITSQDFLNISIMQNALMYNWYNKINPGALAILSPASFMLEVGKIVLSHELIETGKANEFKHKLKDISNPFDLAELENEVLDISNEIVTAKIFEQWNLESELVDSIFFSNSPEDAPEHIKMYSVALRIVKNAVNIFHQLDDESIQNTLPFLDEYGFAHDKFLEAVAKVKANL, from the coding sequence ATGAATCAATCAATATATAAACACATTAAGACACTTCCACCGCTTGATGATACGGTTATTAAAATTCAAGCTATTTGTGCTGATGAAAATAGCTCTCTTGGAGATCTTGCACAGATAATAGAAAAAGACCCGATGCTTACGGCAAACATTCTTCGTTCGGCAAACTCTCCGCTTTATGGTTTTAGCCGCGAGATAACTACTATCTCAAGAGCCGTTTCACTCTTTGGAATGGCTACAATTCGCGGTTTTGCGCTGTCAAGTGCTGTAAAAAAGAGCTTTAGAATAGATCTTGATCCATACGATATCACAAGTCAGGATTTTTTAAATATATCAATAATGCAAAACGCCCTAATGTACAACTGGTATAATAAGATAAACCCTGGCGCTTTGGCTATCTTATCTCCAGCTTCATTCATGCTTGAAGTTGGTAAAATAGTACTTTCTCACGAGCTGATCGAGACCGGAAAAGCAAATGAGTTTAAACATAAACTAAAAGATATATCAAACCCATTTGATCTTGCCGAGCTTGAAAATGAAGTGCTTGACATATCAAACGAGATTGTAACTGCTAAAATTTTTGAACAGTGGAATTTGGAATCAGAGCTCGTTGATTCTATATTTTTCTCAAATTCTCCAGAAGATGCGCCTGAACATATAAAAATGTATTCAGTAGCCCTTAGAATCGTAAAAAATGCGGTAAATATCTTCCATCAGCTTGACGATGAAAGCATACAAAACACGCTTCCGTTCCTTGACGAATACGGCTTTGCTCACGATAAATTCCTAGAAGCCGTGGCTAAAGTAAAAGCTAATTTGTGA
- a CDS encoding single-stranded DNA-binding protein yields MFNKVVLVGNLTRDIELRYTTSGVAIGNSSIAVTRKFTANGEKREETCFIDITFFGKQAEIANQYLNKGSKLLVEGRLKFDQWTDNNGQTRSKHSVSVENMEMLGSAQGQGGFNQNSNQQGGYSQSGSYGNQNYSNQGYGQNTNSYASSGAKTPNQQSYNRQSRQDDYNDKIQDIDVDADKYDSDETIPF; encoded by the coding sequence ATGTTTAATAAAGTGGTTTTAGTAGGAAATCTTACAAGAGATATCGAGCTTAGATACACAACATCAGGAGTTGCGATAGGAAACAGCTCTATAGCCGTTACAAGAAAATTTACAGCAAACGGTGAAAAGCGCGAAGAGACCTGCTTCATCGATATTACATTTTTTGGAAAGCAAGCCGAAATAGCAAACCAATATCTAAACAAAGGCTCAAAGCTTCTAGTAGAAGGTCGTTTGAAATTCGACCAGTGGACCGATAATAACGGACAAACAAGAAGCAAACATAGCGTAAGCGTAGAGAATATGGAGATGCTTGGCTCAGCTCAAGGACAAGGCGGATTTAATCAAAATAGTAATCAACAAGGCGGATACAGCCAAAGCGGCAGCTACGGTAATCAAAACTATAGCAACCAAGGCTACGGTCAAAACACAAATAGTTATGCAAGCAGCGGTGCAAAAACACCAAATCAGCAAAGCTACAACAGACAGTCTAGACAAGATGATTACAACGATAAAATTCAAGATATAGATGTGGACGCTGACAAGTACGACAGCGACGAAACAATACCATTTTAA